ACTCCTTTGAGATGTCTGTCTACCAGCACGAGCGGAAACCGCCTGATGACCAGCTTCAGAATTTCCGCATTGAAATACTCGCCTTGGGCCGGAAAAATAATCAAACCGTCCACACCCAGTTTCAGCAGCTTCTGGATCGCCTGCTCCTCATTCTCCGGAATACCAAAGGTTCTCCGCAGCACCAGGAAGCAGTCACTGTCGCGTGAAGCCTGCTCCATCCCGTAGATCAGCCCCGTCCCGTAGCTGTTTCCAAAGTCGGTGATGATCAGGCCGACTGTTTTGTCACCGGAGTGAATCTTCATGGCAGCAGGGGTTGTGATGTTCATCCCCGGGTCAGGCTGCCCAGCGGAAGCATCTGCTACGAACGAGCCGCGGCCGGGCTTGCGAACAATCAGCCGTTCGGCGGCAAGCATCTCAAGTGCTTTCTTGCTGGTTATACGGCTGACCTTATAGGTTTCAGCCAGCTCTTTCTCGGAAGGAACCCGTTCTCCGGGTTTATAAGCCTCCGTAAGGATGCTCTCCTTCACTTCATCAAAAATCTTCTCATACATCGGCTTGGAAGAGGTAGATTCAGTCATAACGTTCTTGGTCCCCTGACATTCATTTTTCAGTATCATACATAATAATATATCATGATATATAAAAATTGTCGATCCAGGTCGCCAGAACTTATCTACCAATAACGCTGCCACTCTCCAAGCACCCGCATCAAGGCCTCACAGTAGAAGTAATCCCCCCAGAGGGTGCATTCGTCAATCCCCCAACCCCGTGGTTTGTTATAGACACCATGCAGCAGAATTCCGTTTGAATGAGGATGCTCCTTCGTTGTGTACCGCTCAGCAAGTACAGCCAGCATCTCCAGGGCAGTTTCTCTGTATCCGGCTGCACCCGGATCGTCAGCCGGTAATTGCCGGAACAGCTCCAGCAGCCCGCAGACAGTAATAGCAGCAGCCGAGCTGTCCTTCTCCTGGCCGTCGCCGTCCGTAAATATCAGATCCCAATACACAATGCCGTCTGCCGGAAGTTTTGCCAGGAAATAGTCGGCCAGCTGCCTGGAGGCATCAAGCAGCGATGAATCGCCCGTATGCGCGTAGGCAAGCGCGAAGCCGTATATGCCCCAGGCCTGTCCTCTCGCCCAGCAGGAATCATCGGCATACCCCTGATGAGTGTTGCCGTACAGCGGCTTACCCGTTTCCGCGTCCATATAATAGGTGTGATAGGAGGTATGGTCTGGACGGACCAGATACCGGGCTGATTGCCGGGCGTGTCGGTGGGCTATGGATGCCAGGGCGCT
This genomic interval from Paenibacillus sp. FSL H8-0332 contains the following:
- a CDS encoding glycoside hydrolase family 88 protein, coding for MHKVLCELKEDERLFFEQALKFAVGKIEQNLPVYTELFPASASQGLVYPAIENTDWTASFWTGMVWLAYEWTGDSRYREAAEEQLDSFRRRVEERIAVDTHDLGFLYSLSAVAAYRITGNPAAREMALEAAGLLADRYFPEAGIIQAWGDLNDPAQRGRMIIDCLLNLPLLHWAAEETGDSALASIAHRHARQSARYLVRPDHTSYHTYYMDAETGKPLYGNTHQGYADDSCWARGQAWGIYGFALAYAHTGDSSLLDASRQLADYFLAKLPADGIVYWDLIFTDGDGQEKDSSAAAITVCGLLELFRQLPADDPGAAGYRETALEMLAVLAERYTTKEHPHSNGILLHGVYNKPRGWGIDECTLWGDYFYCEALMRVLGEWQRYW